The Elstera cyanobacteriorum genome includes a region encoding these proteins:
- a CDS encoding phage tail protein gives MAEFYVGEIRLFAFNQYAPANFLPCDGRSLSISEYQALFSVIGTAYGGNGTTNFNLPDLRGRSPVHYGQLTGGTNYVLAQKAGAEQVQLTSATVPPHNHIISVTKATATAMIPASTNAPGNVGSNFYYCNEAQAGTLLQIAPQTVTVDGGGNQAHLNIQPSLALSYAIAVNGLYPDFSN, from the coding sequence ATGGCAGAGTTTTATGTCGGCGAAATTCGGCTTTTCGCCTTCAATCAATACGCCCCAGCCAATTTTTTGCCCTGTGACGGTCGGTCCTTGAGCATTTCTGAATACCAAGCGCTTTTTTCTGTGATTGGCACAGCATATGGTGGCAACGGCACGACAAATTTTAACCTTCCCGATTTGCGCGGACGCAGCCCGGTGCATTATGGCCAACTAACGGGGGGAACAAACTATGTGCTGGCCCAAAAGGCGGGGGCGGAGCAGGTTCAGCTAACCTCGGCGACAGTCCCGCCCCATAATCACATCATCTCCGTTACCAAAGCCACTGCCACGGCTATGATTCCGGCCTCGACCAATGCTCCCGGCAATGTTGGCAGCAATTTCTACTATTGCAACGAGGCCCAGGCGGGAACCCTGCTTCAAATAGCGCCCCAGACGGTTACCGTGGACGGTGGTGGAAACCAGGCGCATTTGAATATTCAGCCCAGTCTAGCGCTATCCTACGCAATTGCCGTTAACGGCCTCTATCCAGACTTCAGCAATTAA
- a CDS encoding phage tail protein encodes MTDNFLGELRLFAFGRVPRNWLPCNGQLLEVRQYQALFALLGNKFGGNGTTNFNLPDLRGRVAVGSGQSPVSGTAFQLGKTGGTETVTLTAAQTPPHDHNIIASQSTTTTAQAPLDNYIGVATASPAGTQPFNLYAPSPTSPSDPNWVPLHTSTISASGGGGPHENRQPILAVQICIATQGLWPARN; translated from the coding sequence ATGACAGATAATTTTCTCGGTGAACTCAGGCTGTTTGCGTTTGGGCGGGTACCACGAAACTGGCTGCCCTGTAATGGCCAGCTTTTGGAGGTTAGGCAGTATCAGGCGCTCTTTGCCTTGCTCGGCAATAAGTTTGGTGGCAACGGCACGACAAATTTCAATCTTCCTGACTTGCGCGGTCGGGTTGCCGTCGGTAGCGGCCAATCCCCGGTAAGCGGGACGGCCTTCCAGCTCGGGAAAACCGGCGGGACGGAGACGGTGACGCTGACCGCCGCGCAAACGCCGCCGCATGATCACAACATTATCGCCTCGCAATCGACCACGACCACAGCGCAAGCTCCGTTGGACAACTATATTGGGGTCGCGACGGCAAGTCCGGCAGGAACTCAACCTTTCAATCTCTACGCCCCTAGTCCAACTTCGCCCTCCGATCCGAACTGGGTTCCCCTCCATACCTCGACAATCTCCGCCTCGGGTGGGGGTGGTCCGCACGAAAACCGGCAGCCGATCCTTGCCGTGCAAATCTGCATTGCAACCCAGGGTCTATGGCCCGCGCGCAATTAG
- a CDS encoding asparagine synthetase B family protein, which yields MSVGLEPPRVWRDECAALAHAQRIITAEDRAERQPLADPAGRVILFDGYLFEPSSLIEHLGFPPYTPDSQIAAAWLDRYGFDALPKLKGDYCLALWDTRARRLHILVAPMAQRLVYWHARPKGFWFATTLSALHQFPSVPKTLDPLQLALHFTATVADPADTLYKNIRLVPPGTHLTADTHGVQERTFWRLDTRRRLTLPTPEAYAETARDLLDQAVQRSLRSASPPGVLMSGGLDSAGVAATAARLLDPAPLSTYTVEPPPGRTIGSRPGWYDRERPHVEAITARYPNLHPHFCYAADPSSLEMDPTPFFVAGGRMQMNAHHLGWFDAAYRAVQKNGHRVLLTGQSGNLTLSFNGVRGLGDFARTGRLDKLIQLLPGAARFRQISVWRMLEAEVLLPALPPTLRAALWRWRHPGRETPTKYAAIRSDFARRIGVSATLKALGDDGLSLYTTDSRKLIAHHMEAQRTRLLETQRTLKAYYGFDLRDPLADPDLTEFCLAIPREQYLLGGEHRSLARRVLADRLPPALITERKYGQQNPEWFARLSAQRESFAADIERLATHPLAADMLDLPRLKQLIDTWPADAEAAQARRFDYEVVLARAVQTGRFIRWATGSNQ from the coding sequence ATGAGCGTCGGGCTTGAACCCCCTCGGGTTTGGCGCGATGAGTGTGCTGCGCTGGCGCATGCCCAACGGATCATAACGGCAGAAGATCGGGCCGAACGGCAGCCCCTCGCAGACCCAGCCGGGCGCGTTATTCTTTTCGATGGGTATCTCTTTGAGCCCTCATCACTTATCGAACATTTGGGCTTTCCGCCCTATACCCCGGACTCGCAAATCGCAGCAGCGTGGCTCGACCGTTATGGGTTTGACGCGCTCCCTAAATTAAAAGGCGATTATTGCCTTGCACTGTGGGACACACGGGCGCGACGGCTGCATATCCTCGTGGCGCCAATGGCCCAGCGCCTTGTTTATTGGCACGCCCGTCCGAAAGGCTTTTGGTTCGCAACAACGCTGAGCGCGCTCCATCAGTTCCCCAGCGTTCCCAAAACCCTCGATCCGCTGCAACTCGCCCTGCACTTCACCGCCACGGTCGCTGATCCAGCGGACACGCTCTACAAAAATATCCGCCTCGTTCCACCAGGAACCCATCTCACCGCCGATACGCACGGCGTGCAGGAGCGGACCTTTTGGCGGCTCGATACCCGCCGCCGCTTGACCTTGCCAACGCCCGAAGCCTATGCCGAAACAGCGCGCGATCTATTGGACCAAGCCGTCCAGCGGAGCTTGCGCAGTGCCTCCCCGCCCGGGGTTTTAATGTCAGGGGGCCTCGATAGCGCAGGGGTGGCCGCGACCGCCGCGCGCCTGCTCGACCCGGCCCCCCTTTCGACCTATACGGTGGAGCCGCCGCCAGGACGAACGATTGGCAGCCGACCGGGGTGGTATGATCGGGAACGGCCCCATGTGGAGGCCATTACCGCCCGCTACCCCAATCTGCACCCGCATTTTTGTTATGCCGCCGACCCTTCGTCACTTGAGATGGACCCAACCCCCTTTTTTGTGGCTGGGGGGCGGATGCAAATGAACGCCCATCACTTAGGGTGGTTCGATGCCGCCTATCGCGCCGTTCAAAAAAATGGGCATCGGGTGCTGCTCACAGGCCAATCCGGCAATTTGACCCTTAGCTTCAATGGCGTAAGGGGGTTGGGCGATTTTGCGCGGACAGGGCGCCTGGATAAACTGATCCAATTGCTTCCAGGGGCGGCCCGGTTTCGGCAGATAAGCGTCTGGCGGATGCTTGAAGCCGAAGTCTTACTTCCCGCGTTACCGCCGACCCTCCGGGCAGCATTGTGGCGCTGGCGGCACCCAGGGCGAGAAACGCCCACAAAATATGCCGCGATCCGCTCGGACTTCGCTCGACGGATTGGCGTAAGCGCGACTCTCAAGGCCCTGGGCGATGACGGCCTATCGCTCTACACCACCGACAGCCGAAAGCTTATCGCCCACCATATGGAAGCACAACGCACGCGCCTGCTCGAAACCCAGCGCACCCTGAAGGCCTATTACGGCTTTGACCTGCGCGACCCGCTGGCCGACCCCGATCTGACCGAATTTTGTCTTGCGATCCCGCGCGAGCAATATCTGCTGGGCGGCGAACACCGCAGCCTTGCCCGCCGGGTGCTCGCGGACCGGCTGCCGCCAGCCCTGATCACCGAGCGCAAGTATGGTCAGCAAAACCCAGAATGGTTTGCCCGCCTCTCCGCTCAACGGGAGAGTTTTGCAGCGGATATCGAGCGCTTGGCCACACACCCCCTCGCCGCCGACATGCTCGACCTGCCGCGCTTGAAACAGTTGATCGACACTTGGCCTGCGGATGCCGAGGCGGCGCAGGCCCGGCGGTTCGACTATGAAGTCGTGCTGGCGCGCGCCGTTCAAACCGGGCGCTTTATTCGCTGGGCGACCGGCAGCAATCAGTGA
- a CDS encoding sulfotransferase domain-containing protein: protein MSGIYWLASYPKSGNTWLRLLLQSYRRGKAVVDINDMAEDGWSINSRTQFDEQIGLAASDLTDAEILAWWPSALKKWAQDHAEPAYLKTHAMCGPWEFTLGAVYLVRDPRDVALSLARHIDRSIDAAIEMMGTRNKLMSRSRYRLQPRLLESWGSWSQNVESWLAPMPFPVHVVSYESMRADPAAVLSGLLPVLGFPVDPAAVNVAVSATTLETLRAQEAEKGFVEAVGPNRFFGEGRVQGWRDRLTPAQVAQIEADHGPMMRRLGYLPADH from the coding sequence ATGAGCGGGATTTATTGGCTCGCCTCTTACCCAAAATCTGGCAATACGTGGCTGCGCTTGTTGCTGCAATCCTATCGTCGGGGCAAAGCGGTTGTTGATATTAACGACATGGCAGAAGATGGCTGGTCGATTAACAGCCGAACCCAGTTCGATGAGCAGATCGGCCTTGCTGCTTCTGACTTAACGGATGCCGAAATTTTGGCATGGTGGCCTTCAGCCCTAAAGAAATGGGCGCAGGACCACGCCGAGCCTGCCTATCTTAAAACCCATGCGATGTGCGGACCGTGGGAATTTACACTGGGGGCGGTCTATCTGGTGCGCGACCCGCGCGATGTCGCCCTCTCGCTCGCGCGGCATATCGACCGGAGTATCGATGCGGCCATTGAGATGATGGGAACGCGGAATAAGCTTATGAGCCGCTCGCGCTATCGGCTTCAGCCGCGTTTGTTAGAGTCTTGGGGGAGTTGGAGCCAAAACGTCGAAAGCTGGCTCGCCCCGATGCCTTTTCCCGTCCATGTTGTTTCTTACGAGTCGATGCGCGCCGATCCTGCTGCGGTCCTGTCGGGACTTCTACCGGTCTTAGGGTTTCCGGTCGATCCGGCGGCGGTAAATGTCGCCGTTTCCGCGACGACGCTGGAGACGTTGCGGGCTCAGGAGGCCGAGAAAGGCTTTGTCGAGGCCGTGGGGCCGAACAGGTTTTTCGGCGAGGGGCGCGTGCAGGGCTGGCGCGACCGGTTGACCCCTGCCCAGGTGGCCCAGATCGAGGCGGATCACGGGCCAATGATGCGCCGCTTAGGCTATCTTCCCGCCGATCACTGA